Proteins from a genomic interval of Verrucomicrobium sp.:
- a CDS encoding HD domain-containing protein, giving the protein MTPLYGKLAPTLHRIAAQAHKGDFDDQGKPYVEHYERACSHIRRLAAERGVDNRTLDLALCAAAIHDVAEDHGLDRGFNLTYLRRRGLPEEVLEVVTLLTHAPGESYADYAVKLSRHPAAALAKLGDLADNSDPARSSASPARREIYRLTTAFLGGELSEEAYRAAMAPAEKQRALEKRAFQRAADAGPEAAGGLPRVR; this is encoded by the coding sequence GTGACCCCGCTTTACGGCAAGCTGGCCCCGACTCTCCATCGCATTGCCGCCCAGGCACATAAGGGCGACTTTGACGACCAGGGGAAACCCTACGTGGAGCACTACGAGCGGGCCTGCAGCCACATCCGCCGCCTGGCGGCGGAGCGGGGCGTCGACAACCGGACGCTCGACCTGGCCCTCTGCGCCGCGGCGATCCACGACGTCGCCGAGGACCACGGCCTCGACCGGGGCTTCAACCTGACCTACCTGCGCCGCCGCGGCCTGCCGGAGGAGGTCCTGGAAGTCGTCACTCTCCTGACCCACGCGCCCGGCGAATCCTACGCCGACTACGCGGTGAAACTCTCCCGGCACCCTGCCGCCGCCCTGGCCAAGCTGGGCGACCTGGCCGACAACTCCGATCCCGCCCGCTCCTCCGCCAGCCCGGCGCGGCGGGAGATCTACCGCCTCACCACCGCCTTCCTGGGCGGGGAACTTTCCGAGGAAGCCTACCGTGCCGCGATGGCCCCGGCGGAAAAGCAGCGCGCCCTGGAAAAACGGGCCTTCCAGCGCGCGGCCGATGCCGGGCCGGAGGCCGCCGGAGGCCTGCCCCGGGTGCGGTAG